The proteins below come from a single Leishmania infantum JPCM5 genome chromosome 6 genomic window:
- a CDS encoding histone H4, with protein MAKGKRSADAKSSQKRQKKVLRDNIRGITRGCVRRMARRGGVKRISSDVYEEVRRVLKAYLEDIVRCSTAYTEYARKKTVTACDVVNALRKKGHILYGYA; from the coding sequence ATGGCCAAGGGTAAGCGCTCCGCTGATGCCAAGAGCAGTCAGAAGCGCCagaagaaggtgctgcgcgacaacATCCGCGGCATCACTCGCGGCTGCGTCCGCCGCAtggcgcgccgcggtggcgtgaAGCGCATCTCGAGCGATGTATACGAagaggtgcgccgcgtgctgaaGGCCTACTTGGAAGACAttgtgcgctgcagcacggcctaCACCGAGTACGCGCGCAAGAAGACCGTGACGGCGTGCGATGTTGTgaacgcgctgcgcaagaaAGGCCACATCCTGTACGGCTATGCGTAA